The following proteins are co-located in the Mesorhizobium sp. M1E.F.Ca.ET.045.02.1.1 genome:
- a CDS encoding GNAT family N-acetyltransferase — translation MTSKTSPPSEKIQPRLRPVRPSDAEALCAIFNMPGFRSGTLRMPFERVEQVERRIAKSGQETTWIVAEWEGKVVGHGSLVVQGSPRRSHIGEINIGLHDAFVGKGIGSAILEALLDVADNWRALKRVELTVYADNEPAIRLYTSHGFEVEGRHVKAGFTDGQYHDLLSMARLRF, via the coding sequence ATGACCAGCAAGACCTCGCCACCCTCCGAGAAAATCCAGCCGCGGCTCCGACCTGTCCGGCCAAGCGATGCGGAGGCGCTTTGCGCCATCTTCAACATGCCGGGCTTCCGCTCGGGCACGCTCAGGATGCCCTTCGAGAGGGTGGAGCAGGTGGAACGGCGCATCGCCAAGTCCGGCCAGGAAACCACCTGGATCGTTGCGGAGTGGGAGGGCAAGGTCGTCGGCCACGGCAGCTTGGTCGTGCAGGGTTCGCCGCGCCGTTCGCATATCGGCGAGATCAATATCGGCCTTCACGATGCTTTTGTCGGCAAGGGCATCGGCTCTGCCATACTTGAGGCGCTGCTTGACGTGGCCGACAACTGGCGCGCTCTGAAGCGGGTCGAATTGACCGTCTATGCCGACAACGAACCGGCCATCCGTCTCTACACGAGCCACGGCTTCGAGGTCGAAGGTCGGCATGTGAAGGCCGGCTTTACCGACGGGCAGTACCACGACCTCCTGAGCATGGCCCGGCTGCGGTTCTGA
- a CDS encoding adenylate/guanylate cyclase domain-containing protein has product MNEGQDLFSLLRQSTDVDPQAIDAIERTIAEGKDRELCRINALAFASKHGLGEERAIGAFLHAARVGIFDISWNVLCPGCGGVLDTNATLKTLQKDEYTCSLCAEGYSPTLDEMVEVTFTVSPRVRKIAAHNPHELPLVEYFRQIYWASGVDLPEEDFAKTMEAFSLEDIELAPGERAVLPVQLPSEFIIVFEPVTHSVQFIDVKGEPTKERRSLSLVFDREHIQSQTLEMQPGPLRISLENRTDTRVLPTVFIAGKELHDLLGKRRPFLTAKRLLTNQTFRDLYRTDTLDINQRLKITSLTFLFTDLRGSTELYERVGDLSAFDLVREHFQVLHEIVAAEAGAVVKTIGDAVMATFATPDRGIAAALRMRDAMRALNEKSGREDLLLKIGVHAGPCIAVSMNERQDYFGQTVNIASRVQNLANAQAIFATRAVVDDNLTADLLHRNALTPVPHEVSLRGIEREIAVYTIP; this is encoded by the coding sequence ATGAACGAAGGTCAGGATCTGTTCTCGCTTCTGCGGCAATCGACCGATGTCGATCCACAGGCAATCGACGCGATCGAGCGAACCATCGCGGAAGGCAAGGACCGCGAACTTTGCCGCATCAATGCGCTAGCCTTCGCCAGCAAGCATGGCCTCGGAGAGGAACGCGCCATAGGCGCCTTTCTCCATGCGGCGCGGGTGGGCATCTTCGACATTTCCTGGAATGTTCTATGCCCCGGCTGTGGCGGCGTGCTCGACACCAACGCCACGCTGAAAACCCTGCAGAAGGACGAATACACCTGCTCGCTGTGCGCCGAGGGCTATTCGCCGACCCTCGACGAGATGGTCGAGGTGACATTCACCGTCAGTCCCCGCGTGCGCAAGATTGCCGCCCACAATCCACACGAACTGCCGTTGGTGGAATATTTCCGCCAGATCTACTGGGCGTCCGGCGTCGATCTGCCGGAAGAGGATTTCGCCAAGACGATGGAAGCGTTCTCGCTGGAGGATATCGAGCTTGCGCCCGGTGAAAGAGCTGTTCTGCCCGTGCAGCTTCCGTCCGAATTCATCATCGTCTTCGAGCCGGTCACCCATTCAGTGCAGTTCATCGACGTCAAGGGCGAACCGACAAAGGAGCGCCGAAGCCTGTCCTTGGTCTTCGACCGCGAGCATATCCAGAGCCAGACGCTGGAGATGCAACCCGGCCCGTTGCGCATTTCGCTGGAAAACAGGACCGACACCCGCGTGCTGCCGACGGTCTTCATCGCCGGAAAGGAATTGCATGATCTCCTGGGCAAACGCCGGCCCTTCCTGACCGCCAAGCGCCTGCTCACCAACCAGACGTTCCGCGATCTCTACCGCACGGATACGCTCGACATCAACCAGCGCCTGAAGATCACCAGCCTGACCTTCCTGTTCACCGACCTGCGCGGATCGACCGAGCTTTACGAGCGGGTGGGCGACCTTTCAGCCTTCGATCTCGTGCGCGAGCATTTCCAGGTTCTGCACGAGATCGTCGCGGCGGAGGCCGGCGCGGTGGTGAAGACGATCGGTGATGCTGTGATGGCGACCTTCGCGACGCCTGATCGTGGGATTGCCGCGGCCCTCAGGATGCGCGATGCAATGCGCGCGCTCAATGAGAAGAGCGGGCGCGAGGATCTGCTGCTCAAGATCGGAGTCCATGCCGGCCCTTGCATCGCCGTATCTATGAACGAGCGACAGGACTATTTCGGCCAGACGGTCAACATTGCTTCGCGGGTCCAGAACCTAGCCAACGCACAGGCGATCTTCGCCACTCGTGCGGTGGTCGACGACAATCTCACCGCCGATCTGTTGCACAGGAACGCGCTGACGCCAGTGCCCCATGAGG